ttattttagtttaacAATATAATtcagtataatttttattttttaaaattatgcaaCAAAATTTTTGGCCTATGGATAAAATTTTGcattaaatcaaattatatcAAACTTTCATTGTCgtgaaaaaagaaattcaatgaCAATTTTGACCGTTAAATTAATAGTTTGTCTACAACGCAGCCAGTTAATCTGCAGGCAGTAGAGAGCTTCGCATAGTCTCCTATGCTGCTGCATGTCTACCCTTAATTCTTAAGTAGTACTTGAATTAATCTGTCTGCAGCCCTGTTGAGATTACTACTTGAATTTACATTAGCTTACAAGCTTTAGATTATCATTATCATCCCATTTCAATTCTGTAAAAGGCATGCCCCAGGCCATTTCTAATCAATATGGTAAACAACTTCACTAATATGTTAAATGAGTGGGAAAGCATACACCATTACTAAAATTGCTATAAGAGACGGTTGCTTGCACCATTTACGAGcaacttcaaaataaaaaacaaagcaGGGTTGAATTTGGATTAAGCTAGTCAATACCAACAGTAAGCATACCAACTAGCATTCCCTTGCAGATTAAAAGGGCTTCCCGTACCCCTGTGGTGTTGGCTGCTCCCAGGCTGGTATGAAgcctatgaaaaaaaaaaaagtaagaaagTTACCAAAGAAGGAAGGTAGGTTTAAAGAATCATAAAAAGGTATTGCAAACTTAAACTCATGAGAAATAAGCTATATATTGACTCAGGTAAGAAAAAGTACCATGCAAgctaaaattgaattctttacaCTGCCGTGTGACTGATGATAAGTGAGAACCATGATCATGACCAAAAGATGCTATTCAGTTCTTAACTGAACAAAATTTCCCTACTCTGAAGGCAAACTAGACACCCACCACTTTGTCTTATGGCAtgtttcaaattataaaaaacaaaaaaagctacatgttataaaaaaaaacctcAAAAATGCCTTGTGCACATCAACCTCTCCATAGTCCACAATTGTGAGATGCTTCGTGCACTAGATAACACTTTTTTTTTATGAGAACTCAGGATATGATTTCTGcatttcctctctctctctctcgtccTGTGGCACATTTCAAAaacaaaataactttttatataaCACTCCGAATGCTTCGTGCACATCAACCCTCACTCCGCCTATTTCATAAAGTATTCTACCTGGTTTAACAACAGCTATCCAATAATGGGGAGATCCTATCCCCGAACCCAAATACCCAATGCTTCATGCACATCAACCCTCTCCATAGCCCACAACTGTGGGATGCTTCATGCACTAGGCAACCATTTTTCTAAGAAATGTCAGGATAtggttctctctctctctctctctctctctcctcttctcttctcttatgCACATCTCAAATTAAAAAGATACTTTTTATATACAGCTCAGAGTGCTTCATGCACATCAACCCTCTCCATAGCCCACAACTGTGGGATTCTTCGTGCACTAGATAACAGTTCTTTATGAAAAATGAGGATATTTTTGCTGCATTTCCTCTCCCTCTCTCCCTCTCAAAATTTAATAACTAAGGAAAGAAAATACAAACCAAAGACAGTTTACTCCCGCCATAGAAATACAGGAGGGAAAAGGTAAAATTGCAGAACAGCTCTCTGACCTCATTGTATGCATCCATGTTAGACAACTATATCCAAACATAAAATAAATCTCTCTCGCTCTCCGCCACCCTCCCCCCTTTTCCAAAATTTAATAACTAAGGAGAGCAATCCAAACCAAAGACAATTTACTCCCTCCATAGAATTCCAGGAGGGAAAAGGTAAAAACACAGAATAGCTCTCTGACCTCATTGTACGCATCTAAGTAAAGCACTTACAAAATAAGGACAATTATCAGAGCTgcatatcaaaatataaaataaatttggaAGAGATAACCAAAGACATAACTTTTATGATGATATTGTGCTGGATCAATCAGATCATATTCAATTCAAGAATGTTGCTAAGTCATGTACGCTTGCAGCATTATGCATGGCTATCAAAAGATGCTTTATCAAATATAAGGTACTTAGACATACATATTATGAAGGATACTAACCAAGTAGCCATGGCTATAGAAGAGAAGCTAAGTTAACCGTTGAGGCTTAATCCTTTCTttgaaaaaaaggaaagaaatatgGTTTGGCCCAAAACTGAACCAGCCAGTTCTGATCTGGTTCAAGGCCAGTTTTGGCCAATCCAATTTGCCCAAGTTTACAGTCAGAAACAGCACTTGGCTGGGTCTATATTCAATGCAACTCCCAAACATCACCAATCCCCATCTTATACTATATGTATCTACTACAATAGCAGACCTCGAAATAAGTCCTTTAACCATTAATTGAATCTCCGTAATAGAAAAAGGACGAAAAAATGGTTAGAAATTAAAGTTGTTAGCTTTCCATTATATTAGCAAAAAATATATTCCATAAACATGCATACCATCACCATATTGACATTCTGTGCATACAGTCCATTAAGTCCTGCTTGGCATTGAGGTTCTGGGCAAAAAAAGTGCTATTCAAAAAAAGTGTCATTTCAGATACCGTGGAAAAAGTTGTTATTTTTAGAGTTCTCATATCTAAAATATGTCAAATTCAACTCTAAATCAACTTTTAATACACTCTAaccaacatttttttttaaaaaaaaaagtgttctACTCAACATCACTTTCAATTGCAGTGCCAATAGACTCTAACTTGCTATTGCAAAATCATATTAGGCATGTCTACCACATGCAATCTAGACTTTTTATTAAGAAAACAAACCATGAAATTAAATATCTGGCATACTTAATGGTATTTCTCCCAGAGACATGTAAATCGAGTCATCATCACCAAGAGTCCCCTGAAACAACCAGGATAAGAAAAAATAAGTTAATCAAGAACTGCATTAAGAAATGCAGAGTAATGCATTGCAATATTGCACTAAATGATAGTATTTATAGAATTAACCATTTAAGAACAAAATTTGACAAGCATCAAAAACAGAACCCAGTAAGCATCAGTGCATATAAGATGAATAGTTAAATAAGAAAGCAGAGGGTTAATTCAAGGACaaactaaaatttaatctaCTTGTCGGCACTTGGAATTTTCTTAAggaaaatatcaaatttcaCTCCTGAAATTAGGGTTCGAGATAATGAAATTCAGTAACAAAAATCATGTCGTAAAGAAGACTATTTCTATAGTACCTCTCCATTATGAAGACTCATCTCATTCTGCAGTGGGTTGATGTCCTCTGCTGCAGAAGGACAGTTTGAAAAAGTGGTAAGGAACTCCGAAATCATAAGACCATCATAGCCATCTGGAACCTCGGTTATATCTCCAGCGTTCTGTGCATTATTGGGAAGCACCTCTGTGCCAGTAAATGTTGTTTCCCTGAATAACTAAAATACTTAGACCAAAAACAGAAATGCAAACTTTGCAGAAACTAACAATTGCGTCTCACTTACGAACTAGAACCAACACAGGAGAAGAGTAATAgactatatattttcatttgagAAGTTGAGAAACATatagaataagaaaataatgataagaGGGACATACTCTTGCTGTGAATTATCAAAAGCCTTATCTCCTGAGTTGGAATCATTCTCCAAATCAATGACTTCAATATGTTTGCCATTATTTGCATTGCTTATTGACAAATCAATGTCAACCTGTGCTGCTTCCTTTTTGCTTGCTGGAATAGACGGGTACACGAGGATTGGATCATTACAATGATAATCATTCATATCAGCAGCCTCCATTAAATTGAGGTCACAGATCTTAAACGAACTCGGAAAAAGTTGTTTCTCTTGTGTGTACCCGAAACTTGGTTCACTACCTGCGTTTTGAAATTGATGACTATGAAACGAGCGGTCTCGAGTGACAGCAATACTTACTGGATGATCAGGTGAAGGCTTCCCCGCTTGTGAGCTATCTTGGTCTTGACTAAAATTAGAGAGATGAAGCTGGTCATTGGCTGTACTAACCAATGATGGAAAACATTCTCTAGGCTTCTTGGTTGCCTCATTCATATCAGAATCTTCAGCAGTTCGTTTCTCACCTCTCTCCTTAACTGACATGGACCTTCCAAAGCTCGCCATCCCCTGACTTAATTCTTGCTTGCTGTCACACATAAAAGCCCTAGCTGGAAAGGATTGAGACCTCATGCATTTACCCTTGCCAGAAACAAATGGGGGGCCTATTTCTCCAATATCCCCATCAGAATGTACAGGCACTACTACTTTAGACATTTCAACATCACATTTTGCATCGTTAGTTGTATTTGGCAGTGAATCACCCATTGAGAAATCAAGAGTGCCATCTGGAACTGAGACTTCAGATCCTTTGGGAGGCTCAACATCAGATGGATTTTCCTCTTCCTTGTTAGGAACTTGTTCAACCTTGGGGACCCTGTACGTCAATGAAGACCGTGTTTTAGTAGGGACCTTCACAAATTTGCAGAATGTTAGTAAATCAGATCCATGCTTGCTAGAGAGATCACCATCCACTGCAAAGGACTGGATATGTGAGTCCTCAGAAATAATTAGTTTCTCAGTTTCATGCCTATGATTGtaatccatctccttcccagaATTCAATTTTGCCAAATCAACAGACGCCTTGGAAGGTTCCGCATCAGTCTCATCTTTCTCAATGATAAAAGAATTTTCCTTGGAACCCATGTCATCTTTGAACTCTTCTCCTGATTCAATTTCAGTTGCTTCCTCACTTTCTGGTGCTGACCCACACTGACCAAACTTCCCATCAACATCTTCACCAACTTGATGCTCTTCATAATGTTCAGAAATTGAATCATCATCCCCCTCCGTATCAAGTGACATCTGATTTCGATCTGACCACCACCCGCTCCTCCCATATTCTCTGCCCCAATCCGAGCTATAATTCCGATGATAATTCTCTCCTCTCCTCCTACCTTTTACATGATTTCTCGAATTGAAGTCATCAGAATGCCTTCTCCTACCTGTTCCAGCATCAGAAACAACACTTCCTAGGCGGAAACGGGCAGATGTTCGGCCCTCCTGTGCAAAGTCCTCTTGTACCCTAAAATCCTGATAGTCTCCAGCTTGCTTCCTTAAACTACCATTCTGCCACTTACCAGAAAGTGCATTCTCAGGTAACAATCCCTTGGACACTAAATATTCAGCTGCAAGTCTACCCGCTTCCATCAAAATATCTCCTTTGCGTGTTGGTGGCTGAGGTGGCTGTTGAAAAGATTTGGGCTGAACCTGGCCACGGCCAAAGCCCCGATTATTGAAGCTTCTGTATTCAGAATTGTAAAAGCCATAGCCTCTGGCTGAGGTATCTGGGGATATCCTCGAGGCACCCATCCCCATCGAACTAGACCTGTACCCATTTCCAGGACTTCGGTGCCTAGCATGCATCTTTGGCTTCCTGATTATTCTCAAAACTACAACAATCAATCAAAGTTTAAGAGAAAATAGCAGGTCCTTGTAGCTCCCATACATCGAGGACAGGTTGCACAGAAATAAGAAATTGCGATCAAGTAAAGCTTTCAATTAGGTactcataaattaaataataaggtTTTATCCGGTTAAAGACGAGCAAATTAACCCAGCAATAAATTGTAGAGCCAAAATGGCAGCTAACTGGTGCTTAACAATCAATACATGTAGTAATCTAATTCTTTTGCGCACTTTTGAGGTCAAGGAATCAAAGAGTCAAAATCAACCAATCCAAGAGTAAAAAACCAAGAAATGAGATAGACAGAAATCAGAGGTGATCTTGGCTCCAAGGACAGTAAATATCTGACCTTTCCTTCgttctctgtttttgggtctTCACCTGAGGCTGTCTATTCGTTTTTTATGTTTGTCGaccaagaagaaaagaaaattcagctCTGGTCATGTTAGTGTGCCAGATCCAAGTAGGCCAGATTTATGGCCACCCCCTCTACCTACCTCAACACTTCATCATCTACATCAAACCTAAAAGAAGCCCTAAATTTTCCAATTGAAGACTTATTAAAATCTTCCACGATGCAAAGGTAATTGCTTTAGGTCAAAAGGAAAAAATCTTGCAGCAATCAGAAAGTTTGATGCTTTCTGCAGCCAAGCAGACAAGGAATACTAAACAGTACCATAACATCCATCCATGGCCGTTACAGTAGCTGACAAACCTCGACTTGGCCCTAAAATAAGATTACTCGTGGCTTTTTTCAACAGAAAATGTACCGGTAACCTGTAAATTCCAGTTGCACAAAACCCCAACACCTCTTTTTTGGTAAAAGCGagaagaaaacaaaacaaatcaACACAACTAGAGAGCTTCAGTGCACGAGACCATCGAATCGTCTTCTGTTCGCAATTGGATAAGAACAATGACAATTCCAGTTATTGGATTATGTTAATTCTGAGATTCCTCCTCCTCCTACCCAACTCACCATCTCACTTCAATTTGATTTTGTTCGATAATAAACTCTCCTTCCACTCCATTCCTGTACAGCTTTGTATCAACACCCATTTCGCAATTGATCCCAGATATCCACCTAAATTGAGGTTTGAGGAGTTGAATTTCCGGCGAAACCAGGTCCAGTGGAGACAGAAGTGTATTAAGCAACGTCGTCTGTAGAGTTTCGGTTTAGGTCTCAGAGTGACTTTTCGCTATCTATCTCACAGCAAGGAAAGTACTGAGtctgaagaagaagaggaagagagcCGAGCTTCGAATATGAAATGGGTTGTGGCATGGATGGAATTACGAAATTGCCACCATGGGGATCGCCGGTTTTTCGCTAAAAAGTTGACACGTGTCAGGCTATTAGGGGTTTTGATAATTCCGCTGCAAGAGAGAGAGAACTTGCAGGTCAGGAAAGAGATGTTTTAACACATCAAGTCtaataaaacttattaaatatttaaatttataaaaattaaatttataataatcatgataattaattatagattaataatattattcttagatttatataaaaaaaattttaaaaattattcatgATTACAAtatgctttaatttttataaaatatattttataaaattttagaatattattaataatcaataaaaaaaacttaatttttatttaattattttaaattttatagtttcaaatatttaataaagtattcaataaattaattttgattactaTATATAAACTCAAATAAAAAGCTATGTAATCTCCCTAATATTTAtggtttattttcatttttttatcttaattatggtattttttaaagattatactttaaaattttattaattttaataataatctagcaatataaaatatttaatttttacaatttaaatgaaattatatttattacccTTATTATTTTGCAGTatcactttttaaattaattaatttttctaatgatcgtaaaattatatttattaaaatttattaaatataagtattaaaaaactacacaatattataaaaaatgaaatatatatttataacgtaataattttattacaagTTTAGATATTTatgtaatataataaatattttaatattatttttaatatttgattcaaaaaaatatattatttttaatatattaaagtaGTGACActgtaatttaaaataatatcaattataaatttattgatatttaatatattttattatttttaatatataaaaatagtataaaagtcgataataaataaaattatactaaaaatatttataattataaaataatattattttatgacTAAACATGTAAcagattaaaatatattataaaaaataattaaaaagattttatCACACTTGTACGatattattagatttttttataaaaaatattattctattattaaattgtataatattttataatttataaattaattaattaatatgtacATTTAaagttataagaattaaatttaaatttaaaatttaaaatattttaatattatttataatataatattttataaaaataaatattttaatattatttttaatacattaatgtattaatattgatattaatatataaaagtacCATAAAAATcgataataaaataaactactcagaaaatatttaaagttatgAAATGATATTAGATTGCAATTAAATATGTacaaaattattgaattatttataattcaaatgaaaaataaataaattaatataaatatttaaaattataaaattaaaattacatatttaattgCACAATAATAttagttttataatattaaaattatataaattaataattttatttaaatattaataataaattatttataattcataaaaataaataaataaatataaatataatttattttcctattattatacatatttaattgtaaaataatattaattttataatactgaattatataatacaaataattttttatttaaatattaataataaaatatatttaatattaatatattaaaaattataaagaataattaaaaaaattatattataatataaatatattataataatataaaaaataaaaaataaaaaataagtaattatTGGTCTAGCCCCGCTCATACGGGCGCCACGTCAAAAGTTCAGTCGttaaatatttttgttattGTCGGCTGGCCTTTGCCGATCTATATGTTTtccttaataataattaaaaaaaaaattatcttttgaCTCAGCGCATTTTACGAACCCGCTAAAATTCATATTTGATAAATAAGTTTATCCTCAGtctaaattgataaattattttttttagccCAAAAAAGTAAAAAGCCCAAATATTAGAAGTACCAATAAAGAGAATAGCAAtaaagtatttaatttaattaggatgaaataagtattttattttctttatatctacaaatatagaattaataattaatagatataaTAAGCATTTGCAtgggaagaaaaaaaattgaagaggGAGGAATATTTTCActtattttatgttaattaaaggaaaatatgaaaaaaaaataaaaattatttttcactatggagtgaaaaataaatataattacattACAAAAGgtaaaatagttattttcatattaaaaaaattagttttcctagaaaataacttttttttacttattttattttctatattatttttcactcctatttttatttttcctctaaaaaaattctaaacaaAGGTTAAGAATgtgtttaattataattaacatgcatgttttataaaattaattttcttatttttcaaaaaaatttaaaaaatatgttcatttttaactcttttatgagaaaagataaaacgaaatttatgttttctaaattttataaaaaaattaaaaaatattaaaataattattttgcatatttttttattatattaaaaaattttaaaaatataattttttaaaataaaaatacataactGTACAGAtattctctctctatatatccTTTTATCTTCTCATCTAATCTGATTCTGTCTCTCATCTCATTCTAATCTTCTACTTCTCATCTCAACTTCTTCTGTTTCTCTCTAAATTCTGTTCACAGACTTTCTTAACAGTATGCCTCAGGCGTCTGATGGTCGAAACCTTATACTATGAAAAGAATGTGAAGTCAAGTAATCGGTTGGAAAATGCAAATACAGATGGATTTCTGTACCATTTCTAATCAATATGATAAACACTTTACTGATATGTTAAATGAGTGGGCAGGCCAACAAAAGGAAAAGCATACATGAATCCTGAAATTGCTACAAGAGACGGTTGCTTGCACTATTTACGAGCAAACTTCAAAATAAAAACCAAAGCAGGTTTGAATTTGGATTAAGCTAGTCAATAACAAAAGAAACCCAACGATCAATAGTAAGCATACCAACTAGCATTCCTTGCAGATTAGAAGGGCTTCCCGTAACCCTGTGGTGTTGGCTGCTCCCAAGCTGGTATGAAGCCTGTGAAAAAAAATAGCAAGAGAGTTACAATAAAAGGAAGGTTTAAAGAATCATAAAAGGGTACTGCAAGAAAAAGTACTATGCAAGCTAGAAGTGAATTCTTTTTGCTGCACTATGACTGATGTTAAGTGAGAACCTTGATCAAGACCAAATCAATTCTTAACAATTTTCCTACTTTTAAGACAAACTAGACACCCCTGCCTCACGAAAACTAGCACCGTTTTGCCTTATGgcatatttcaaatttaaaaaaaaatacatgttATATAAAACTCAAAATGCTTCGAGCACATCAACCCTCTCTATAGCCCAGAGTATGCTTCGTGCGCCAACTCTTTTCTTCATGAAAATTCAGGATATGCTTCTCTCCCTCTCCCTTGTGGcacattttaaattcaaaaaaaaaaaacttctataTAGAACTCGGAATGCTTTGTGCGCATCAACCCTCTCCATAACCCACAACTGTAGGATGCTTCGTGCAATGGGTAACCCCTTTTTTATGAAAACTCAGGATATGGTTTGTTGAATTCTCTCTCGACTCTATCTCTCTCCCCCCACCCCCTGAAATTTACAACGGAAAGAAAATACTCCCTCCACAGAATCTGACCTCATTGTATGCATCTAAGTAAAACACTACAGAATAAGGACAATTATCATTGCTGCAtatcaaaacataaaataagTTTGGAAGATAGAACCAGGGATATAACTTTCTATGATGATATTGTGTCGGATCAATCAGATCATAATCAATTCAAGAATGTTGCACATTCATGTACGCTTGCAACATTATGCATGGCTAGCAAAAGAtgttttatcaaaaataatacaCTTGGACATACATGTTATGAAGGATCCCAACAAAGTAGCCGTGGCGATGGAAGAGAACCTAAGTTAAACCTTAATCCTTTCTTATTTTAGTGACAAATTTTGGCATGGATCACATTCAATTAGACCTGGCCAAAGCTTCAGTTCCAGGTCAGAACTTGCAGTTTCAGGAGCTTAAGGTTCACGGTTCAAGGGGACAGGAACCAGACCACAGGCTCCCCCTCTGGTTCCAGTTCGATACTGGTTTTGCTAAAATTCAACAGGTTGAAAATTTTCacaactttataatttttattttatatatggtTCCGATCTGGTTCTAAGGTCAATCCAATTTGGCCAAGTTTACATTCAGAATCAGCCTTGGTTGGATCTACATTCAAAGCAATGCCCAAACATCACCAATCCCCATCTTATACTAAATGTACCTACTACAACAGCAGACCTTGAAAGAAATCCTTTAACCATTAATTGAATCTCCGTGTTAGCAAAAGGACAAAAAAACGTTAAAACTAAAGTTGTAAGCTTTCCATTATATTAGCAAAAAATATATTCCATAGACATGTATACCATAACCAAATTGACATTGGGTGCATATAGTCCATTAAGGCCTGCTTTGCATTGAGGTTCTGGGCCAAAAAAGTGCTATTCAAAAGAAGCACTGTTTTAGATACTGTAGAAAAAGTTGTTATTTTAGCGTTCTCATTTTAGATATGTCAAATTTAacttcaaatcaatttttaacACCTTATAGCTAAACTATCTAAGAAGTGTTATTCTCAACATCAATCCCAAATGGATTCTAACTTGCTATTGCA
The Manihot esculenta cultivar AM560-2 chromosome 1, M.esculenta_v8, whole genome shotgun sequence genome window above contains:
- the LOC110624249 gene encoding uncharacterized protein At4g26450 isoform X1 is translated as MHARHRSPGNGYRSSSMGMGASRISPDTSARGYGFYNSEYRSFNNRGFGRGQVQPKSFQQPPQPPTRKGDILMEAGRLAAEYLVSKGLLPENALSGKWQNGSLRKQAGDYQDFRVQEDFAQEGRTSARFRLGSVVSDAGTGRRRHSDDFNSRNHVKGRRRGENYHRNYSSDWGREYGRSGWWSDRNQMSLDTEGDDDSISEHYEEHQVGEDVDGKFGQCGSAPESEEATEIESGEEFKDDMGSKENSFIIEKDETDAEPSKASVDLAKLNSGKEMDYNHRHETEKLIISEDSHIQSFAVDGDLSSKHGSDLLTFCKFVKVPTKTRSSLTYRVPKVEQVPNKEEENPSDVEPPKGSEVSVPDGTLDFSMGDSLPNTTNDAKCDVEMSKVVVPVHSDGDIGEIGPPFVSGKGKCMRSQSFPARAFMCDSKQELSQGMASFGRSMSVKERGEKRTAEDSDMNEATKKPRECFPSLVSTANDQLHLSNFSQDQDSSQAGKPSPDHPVSIAVTRDRSFHSHQFQNAGSEPSFGYTQEKQLFPSSFKICDLNLMEAADMNDYHCNDPILVYPSIPASKKEAAQVDIDLSISNANNGKHIEVIDLENDSNSGDKAFDNSQQEETTFTGTEVLPNNAQNAGDITEVPDGYDGLMISEFLTTFSNCPSAAEDINPLQNEMSLHNGEGTLGDDDSIYMSLGEIPLSFIPAWEQPTPQGYGKPF
- the LOC110624249 gene encoding uncharacterized protein At4g26450 isoform X2, whose amino-acid sequence is MHARHRSPGNGYRSSSMGMGASRISPDTSARGYGFYNSEYRSFNNRGFGRGQVQPKSFQQPPQPPTRKGDILMEAGRLAAEYLVSKGLLPENALSGKWQNGSLRKQAGDYQDFRVQEDFAQEGRTSARFRLGSVVSDAGTGRRRHSDDFNSRNHVKGRRRGENYHRNYSSDWGREYGRSGWWSDRNQMSLDTEGDDDSISEHYEEHQVGEDVDGKFGQCGSAPESEEATEIESGEEFKDDMGSKENSFIIEKDETDAEPSKASVDLAKLNSGKEMDYNHRHETEKLIISEDSHIQSFAVDGDLSSKHGSDLLTFCKFVKVPTKTRSSLTYRVPKVEQVPNKEEENPSDVEPPKGSEVSVPDGTLDFSMGDSLPNTTNDAKCDVEMSKVVVPVHSDGDIGEIGPPFVSGKGKCMRSQSFPARAFMCDSKQELSQGMASFGRSMSVKERGEKRTAEDSDMNEATKKPRECFPSLVSTANDQLHLSNFSQDQDSSQAGKPSPDHPVSIAVTRDRSFHSHQFQNAGSEPSFGYTQEKQLFPSSFKICDLNLMEAADMNDYHCNDPILVYPSIPASKKEAAQVDIDLSISNANNGKHIEVIDLENDSNSGDKAFDNSQQEETTFTGTEVLPNNAQNAGDITEVPDGYDGLMISEFLTTFSNCPSAAEDINPLQNEMSLHNGEGTLGDDDSIYMSLGEIPLSMPDI